From one Nocardioides yefusunii genomic stretch:
- a CDS encoding TrmH family RNA methyltransferase, whose amino-acid sequence MATLIEITDAGDPRLGDYRDLRDVQLRKSLESEHGLFLAEGEKVVRRAVESGHAPRSFLMAPRWIEGLKDVLHTTDAPCYVLSEELAEEVTGFHVHRGALASLHRIPTPPVAEVIQNARSVLVLEDVVDHTNVGAIFRSGAAMGFDAVLLSPRCADPLYRRSIKVAMGAVFTMPWARIEDWYDAMPHLSEAGFTTIALTLADDATPIEEAVAGVDKVALVLGSEGPGISERWQRSADKRAIIPMAEGIDSLNVAAASAVACYVAARR is encoded by the coding sequence ATGGCGACCCTGATCGAGATCACCGACGCCGGCGACCCGCGCCTGGGCGACTACCGCGACCTGCGTGACGTCCAGCTGCGCAAGTCGCTGGAGTCCGAGCACGGCCTCTTCCTCGCCGAGGGCGAGAAGGTGGTGCGTCGTGCCGTGGAGTCCGGCCACGCGCCGCGCTCGTTCCTGATGGCCCCGCGGTGGATCGAAGGCCTGAAGGACGTCCTCCACACCACCGACGCCCCCTGCTACGTCCTCAGCGAAGAACTCGCCGAAGAGGTCACCGGGTTCCACGTCCACCGTGGCGCCCTGGCCTCGCTGCACCGCATCCCCACCCCGCCGGTGGCCGAGGTGATCCAGAACGCCCGCTCGGTGCTGGTGCTCGAGGACGTCGTCGACCACACCAACGTCGGGGCGATCTTCCGCTCCGGCGCCGCGATGGGCTTCGACGCCGTCCTGCTGTCGCCGCGCTGCGCCGACCCGCTCTACCGTCGTTCGATCAAGGTCGCGATGGGGGCTGTCTTCACCATGCCGTGGGCCCGGATCGAGGACTGGTACGACGCGATGCCGCACCTGTCGGAGGCCGGGTTCACCACGATCGCGCTCACGTTGGCCGACGACGCCACCCCGATCGAGGAAGCCGTCGCCGGCGTCGACAAGGTTGCGCTCGTCCTGGGCTCCGAGGGCCCGGGCATCTCCGAACGCTGGCAGCGGTCGGCCGACAAGCGCGCGATCATCCCGATGGCTGAGGGCATCGACTCCCTCAACGTCGCAGCCGCGTCCGCGGTGGCCTGCTACGTCGCCGCCCGTCGCTGA
- the cobA gene encoding uroporphyrinogen-III C-methyltransferase — MNDFPPYPAGLRLAGRRVVVVGGGTVAQRRIPPLIDAGARVEVVAPEVTPAIEGMAEEITLTLRGFAETDLDEAWYVIAATDDAEVNARVGAAAEERRIFCVRSDDATAASAWTPAVGRHGSVTVAVLGAREPRQSARLRDDIVEALREGVLTASGALDHSPGVVLVGGGPGDPGLLTVAARQALASADVVVADRLAPRSVLDELHADVELIDVTKLPRGRSARQEQINEVLVERALAGKRVVRFKGGDNFVFGRGFEEIQACRAAGVPVSVVPGLTSSISVPGLAQIPVTHRGVAHEFTVMSGHIPPGHPDSLLDYAALGRLRGTLVILMGVENAAAIAAELQRHGRAGSTPVAVILDGSMPTERQVLCTLASLEETIEAEGVRPPAIIVIGDVVAVAHPERYDAVPAGAGVALTSEEA, encoded by the coding sequence ATGAACGACTTCCCCCCTTACCCCGCCGGTCTGCGCCTCGCCGGCCGACGCGTCGTGGTCGTCGGAGGCGGTACGGTCGCCCAGCGCCGCATCCCCCCACTCATCGACGCCGGTGCCCGGGTGGAGGTCGTCGCCCCCGAGGTCACCCCCGCGATCGAAGGCATGGCCGAGGAGATCACGCTCACCCTGCGTGGCTTCGCCGAGACCGACCTCGACGAGGCCTGGTACGTGATCGCCGCGACCGACGACGCCGAGGTCAACGCCCGCGTCGGCGCTGCAGCCGAGGAACGCCGGATCTTCTGCGTCCGCAGCGACGACGCCACCGCCGCCAGCGCCTGGACGCCCGCCGTCGGACGCCACGGCTCGGTGACCGTCGCGGTGCTCGGCGCCCGCGAACCGCGGCAGTCCGCGCGCCTGCGCGACGACATCGTCGAAGCACTGCGTGAAGGCGTCCTCACTGCCTCCGGTGCCCTCGACCACAGCCCCGGCGTCGTGCTCGTCGGCGGAGGCCCCGGTGACCCGGGTCTGCTCACCGTCGCCGCCCGTCAGGCGTTGGCGTCGGCCGACGTCGTCGTCGCCGACCGTCTCGCACCCCGTTCCGTCCTCGACGAGCTGCACGCCGACGTCGAACTGATCGACGTCACCAAGCTCCCGCGCGGGCGCAGCGCTCGTCAGGAGCAGATCAACGAGGTCCTCGTCGAGCGCGCCCTCGCCGGCAAGCGCGTCGTCCGGTTCAAGGGCGGCGACAACTTCGTCTTCGGTCGCGGTTTCGAGGAGATCCAGGCCTGCCGCGCCGCCGGTGTGCCGGTGAGTGTCGTTCCCGGTCTCACCTCCTCGATCTCCGTGCCCGGTCTGGCGCAGATCCCGGTCACGCACCGTGGCGTCGCGCACGAGTTCACCGTCATGAGCGGCCACATCCCGCCCGGCCACCCGGACTCCCTCCTGGACTACGCCGCGCTCGGCCGCCTGCGCGGCACCCTGGTGATCCTGATGGGCGTCGAGAACGCCGCCGCGATCGCCGCCGAACTGCAGCGTCACGGTCGGGCCGGGAGCACCCCGGTCGCCGTGATCCTGGACGGCTCGATGCCGACCGAACGTCAGGTGCTCTGCACCTTGGCGAGCCTGGAGGAGACGATCGAGGCTGAGGGCGTCCGCCCGCCCGCGATCATCGTCATCGGTGACGTCGTCGCCGTGGCCCACCCCGAGCGCTACGACGCAGTGCCTGCCGGTGCCGGCGTCGCGCTGACGTCCGAGGAGGCCTGA
- a CDS encoding FMN reductase encodes MTFRIAVLSAGLSSPSTTRLLADQLAASVTGALRDLGHDPTVQVVELRPLAHALADNLLTGFAAGDLADAIRVVEESDVLVAVTPVFSASYSGLFKTFFDVLTPEALAGKPLLMGATAGTARHSLVLEHALRPLFSYLKASVIPTGVFAASEDFGPASDGSVQARADRAGREAAALLTAGGVKVERRARTVEEEFDAPTPFAELLGRLGH; translated from the coding sequence ATGACCTTCCGCATCGCCGTGCTCAGCGCCGGCCTCTCCAGCCCGTCGACCACCCGCCTCCTCGCCGACCAGCTCGCCGCGTCGGTCACCGGGGCGCTGAGGGACCTGGGGCACGACCCGACCGTGCAGGTCGTCGAGCTCCGGCCACTCGCGCACGCCCTCGCCGACAACCTGCTCACCGGTTTCGCCGCCGGTGACCTGGCCGACGCGATCCGGGTGGTGGAGGAGTCCGACGTGCTCGTCGCGGTGACGCCAGTCTTCTCGGCGTCGTACTCGGGCCTGTTCAAGACGTTCTTCGACGTCCTGACGCCGGAAGCGCTGGCCGGCAAGCCGCTCCTCATGGGCGCCACCGCCGGGACCGCACGTCACTCGTTGGTCCTCGAGCACGCGCTGCGCCCCCTGTTCTCCTACCTCAAGGCGAGCGTCATCCCCACGGGCGTCTTCGCCGCGAGTGAGGACTTCGGGCCCGCCTCCGACGGCTCGGTCCAGGCGCGCGCAGACCGCGCCGGACGCGAGGCAGCAGCGTTGCTCACCGCAGGAGGGGTGAAGGTGGAGCGCCGGGCCCGCACGGTGGAGGAGGAGTTCGACGCACCCACTCCGTTCGCCGAACTCCTGGGACGCCTGGGGCACTGA
- a CDS encoding LLM class flavin-dependent oxidoreductase — MQFGIFTVGDVTRDPLTGHMPSENERIKATVAIAKHAEEVGLDVMAFGQHHNPPFAASSPTTTMAYVAAQTENIVLSTSTTLITTTDPVRIAEDYAQLQHLADGRMDLMLGRGNTGPVYPWFGKDIRDGIELAVENYALLHQLWREDVVNWQGKHRTPLQNFTATPRPLDGVAPFVWHGSIRSPEIAEQAAYYGDGFFHNHIFWPASHAAQMINLYRRRFEHYGHGKAHQAIVGLGGQAFLAKNSQDAVSQFRPYFDNAPVYGHGPSLEDFMAGTPLSVGSPQQVIEKTLGFRDYAGDYQRQLWLMDHAGLPLKTVLEQLDILGGEVVPVLREEFAKMRPADVPDAPTHASLVAAQGGGRDATVHAAGDDVTGQSPTA, encoded by the coding sequence ATGCAGTTCGGAATCTTCACCGTCGGTGACGTCACCCGGGACCCGCTGACCGGTCACATGCCCAGTGAGAACGAGCGCATCAAGGCGACCGTGGCGATCGCCAAGCACGCCGAGGAGGTCGGCCTGGACGTGATGGCGTTCGGCCAGCACCACAACCCGCCGTTCGCTGCGTCGTCGCCGACCACGACGATGGCCTACGTCGCCGCACAGACCGAGAACATCGTGCTCTCCACCTCGACCACCCTGATCACCACCACCGACCCGGTGCGGATCGCGGAGGACTACGCCCAGCTGCAGCACCTGGCCGACGGACGGATGGACCTGATGCTCGGTCGTGGCAACACCGGCCCCGTGTATCCCTGGTTCGGCAAGGACATTCGCGACGGCATCGAACTGGCCGTGGAGAACTACGCCCTGCTGCACCAGCTGTGGCGTGAGGACGTCGTGAACTGGCAGGGCAAGCACCGCACGCCGCTGCAGAACTTCACCGCCACCCCGCGTCCGCTCGACGGTGTCGCGCCGTTCGTGTGGCACGGCTCCATCCGCAGCCCCGAGATCGCCGAACAGGCCGCGTACTACGGCGACGGTTTCTTCCACAACCACATCTTCTGGCCCGCTTCGCACGCTGCGCAGATGATCAACCTCTACCGTCGCCGCTTCGAGCACTACGGCCACGGCAAGGCACACCAGGCGATCGTCGGCCTCGGCGGACAGGCTTTCCTGGCCAAGAACTCCCAGGACGCCGTGAGCCAGTTCCGTCCCTACTTCGACAACGCGCCCGTCTACGGACACGGTCCGTCGCTGGAGGACTTCATGGCCGGTACCCCGCTCAGCGTTGGCTCCCCGCAGCAGGTGATCGAGAAGACCCTCGGCTTCCGCGACTACGCCGGCGACTACCAGCGTCAGCTCTGGCTGATGGACCACGCCGGACTGCCGCTCAAGACCGTCCTGGAGCAGCTCGACATCCTCGGCGGCGAGGTCGTCCCGGTGCTGCGCGAGGAGTTCGCGAAGATGCGTCCCGCCGACGTCCCCGACGCTCCCACCCACGCCTCGCTTGTTGCGGCCCAGGGCGGCGGACGTGACGCCACGGTGCACGCGGCCGGCGACGACGTCACCGGCCAGTCGCCCACCGCCTGA